One stretch of Ictalurus punctatus breed USDA103 chromosome 5, Coco_2.0, whole genome shotgun sequence DNA includes these proteins:
- the ctu1 gene encoding cytoplasmic tRNA 2-thiolation protein 1, whose amino-acid sequence MPIQCSSCAKNRAMLRRPKTGHSLCKSCFFWAFEEEIHQTIVSARLFNPGETVGIGASGGKDSTVLAHVLKVLNERYDYRLKLLLLSVDEGITGYRDDSLETVKRNQQQYDLPLTIVSYEELYGWTMDAIVKQVGLKNNCTFCGVFRRQALDRGAMMLNVDKICTGHNADDVAETVLMNVLRGDIARLRRCTAISTASDGEGGIPRCKPLKYAYEKEIVLYAYFKKLDYFSTECVYSPNAYRGHARTFLKDLEAVRPSAIMDIIHSGENLSVKEGVKMPVQGTCSRCGYISSQALCKSCVLLVGLNRGLPKLGIGKHHRLHDKILAQQALTQQEEKKLKAMNF is encoded by the exons ATGCCCATCCAGTGTAGCAGCTGTGCAAAAAACCGAGCGATGCTCAGACGGCCGAAGACCGGCCATTCGTTATGTAAATCCTGCTTCTTCTGGGCTTTTGAGGAAGAGATTCACCAAACGATCGTGTCGGCCAGGTTGTTTAATCCTGGGGAGACGGTTGGGATCGGAGCATCAGGAGGAAAGGACTCCACTGTACTGGCTCATGTTCTGAAAGTGCTGAATGAGCGTTATGATTACCGCCTCAAGCTGCTGCTGCTCTCCGTGGACGAGGGCATCACGGGATACCGCGACGACTCTCTAGAAACGGTGAAAAGAAATCAACAGCAGTACGATCTGCCTCTCACCATTGTGTCCTATGAAGAGCTCTATGGCTGGACCATGGACGCCATCGTCAAACAAGTGGGCCTGAAGAACAACTGCACTTTTTGCGGCGTGTTTCGGAGGCAGGCTCTTGATCGGGGAGCCATGATGTTGAACGTGGACAAGATATGTACAG GTCACAACGCAGATGATGTGGCAGAGACGGTGCTGATGAATGTGCTGCGTGGTGATATTGCTCGTCTGCGTCGCTGCACAGCAATCAGCACAGCTAGTGATGGTGAAGGAGGAATACCGCGCTGCAAACCGCTCAAATATGCCTATGAAAAAGAAATTGTCCTCTATGCCTACTTCAAGAAGCTTGACTACTTCTCTACTGAGTGTGTATACTCACCCAATGCTTATCGTGGACATGCACGTACCTTCCTAAAAGATCTCGAAGCAGTCAGGCCTAGTGCTATCATGGACATCATCCACTCAGGTGAAAACCTCTCCGTAAAGGAAGGCGTGAAGATGCCTGTGCAAGGAACATGCTCACGCTGTGGTTACATCTCCAGCCAGGCACTGTGCAAGTCCTGTGTGCTGCTGGTGGGCCTGAACCGAGGCCTGCCCAAACTCGGGATCGGGAAACACCACCGGCTCCATGACAAGATCTTGGCCCAGCAGGCTTTAACACAACAGGAGGAGAAGAAGCTAAAGGCAATGAACTTTTAA